Within the Saccharopolyspora gloriosae genome, the region TCGCCGCCGCCGAAGGCGCACGCGGTGACGCGCGGGACGGGCAACTCCACCACGGCGAGCAATCCGCCGTCCGGCGCGTAGCGGTGCACCGCTGCTCCACCCCACAACGCCACCCACACGCAGCCCTCGGCGTCCACCGTCAACCCGTCCGGCGAGCCCAGTTCCGGGTCGATGCGCACCAGCGGCCCCCGGTCGGCGAGGTCGCCGTCGCGGTAGGCGAACGCGTCCACTCGCTGCGTCGGCGTGTCCACGTAGTAGGCCGTGGCGCCGTCCGGACTCCACGCCAAGCCGTTGGAGATCGTCACGCCGTCCAGCACCACCTCGACGTGCCCGGACGCGTCGAGGCGGTATAGGCGTCCGGCGCCGGGAGTCTCCGCGTAGGCCATCGATCCGCAGTAGAACCGGCCGTCCGGGTCACAGCCACCCTCGTTCATCCGCACTCCCGGGTCGGACCACAGCTCGCCGAGCGGCCGGACCTCGATGAGATCGTCGTCGGCGAGCGCGAAACCTCGCTCCACCGCGAGCACCGCGCCGCCACCGGCCCTCGGCCGCAGCGCCGCCGCGACGGAACCCACGTGCGACCGCCGCACCGTGCCACCGGGCAGCAACGTGAGCACGTCACCGGCGAGCATGTCGACCCACCGCAACCCCGGCCAACCCTGGTGCCACACCGGCCCTTCCCCGTGCTCGGCGCACACATCGGTGACCTGCTCGGCCCGGTACCGCTCAACGCCCATCCCGCTACCCCTTCCCGTTGCGACACGTACCCACTCAGCGAGTGAACGGACCGTTCGCCCAATCCCATTGGACGAACAGGCCGTTCACTCCACCCACTCTCGAGCCACCGGCGGACGGGACGCCCTCGCCGGAAGCGGTGTTGGGAGTGAACGGACCGTTCGTCCAGTGTTGTTGGACGAACGGTCCGTTCACTCCGGATGCTTCGCCGGGAGCGCGGCGCACCTTCAGGGGCTCACTGCTCGGGCCGGAGGAGGATCTTGCCCACGTGGGGGCCGGACTCCGTGAGGGTTTCCAGGGCCTTGCCCGCGTCGGACAGGTCGTACTCGTGGGTGATGATCCGCCCCGGATCCAGCACCCCGGCGGTGAACAGCCGCACCACGTGCGACCACGCACGGGAGGGCGCCCCGAACACGGTGTGCAGGGTGAGCTGCGTGGACACGAGCCGCGCCGTCGACAGCGAATCCGACTCCGGCGGCACCCCGGTGAGCGCCACCCGCCCGCCGCGCCGGGCCAGCCGGGTGGCGAGGTCGGCGGTGCCGGGAGTGCCCGCGGTTTCGAGCACGGCGTCGAACCGGCCGCAACGCCGCACCGCCTCCAGCGGGGTGAGCACCGTCGTCGCCCCGCAGCTCTCGGCGAGTTCCTCCCGTCCCGTTCTCGGCTCCACCACAACGAGTGCCACGGGCGCGGTGGCGGCGAGCAGTTGCGTCCCGAGCAGCCCGAGGCTGCCGCCGCCGACCACGGCGACCCGTTCCCCGGCCACGCCACCGAGCCGCAGGCAGGCCTCGCCGACGCACGCCGCCGGTTCCAGCACGGCCGCCGCCCGCAGGTCCGCCTCGGGCGGCAGCACGTGCAGCAGCCGGGCGGGCAGCACGAGGTGTTCGGACCACGCGCCGGGCAGGGTGAACCCGGTTTCCTCGTACCCCGTCCCGCACAGATTGTTCTCGCCCCGCCGGCACGCATCGCAGGACTGGCAGCCGCGGAATCCCTCACCGACGACGCGGTGGCCCACGTAGTCGGCGGTGACGTCGGGGCCGACGGCGAGCACCGTGCCGGACCATTCGTGGCCGGGGATCACGGGGTACCGCACGAATCCGTCCGGCCGCCCGCCGGTGAACACTTCCCGGTCCGAGCCGCAGATCCCGCTCCACGCCACTTTCACCAGCACCTCGCCGGGTCCCGGCTCAACGGCCTCGGCGGTTCCCAGCCGCAGCTCCCCCGGCCGGTCGATGATCACCGCGCGGTCGGTCACGCGGAACCTCCGGTGCCGCGGAACTGCCAGTCCTGCGCGTAGAGGTCGAAATGCGCGCCTTCCGGCGGGTGTTCGCGCACGAAGTCCACGTCGAGTTCCACGCCGAGGCCGGGCGCTTGGGGCAGTGGGAAGTAGCCGTCGGTCACTTCGGGCAGCCCGGGGGCGGCCTGCTTCACGTGCCGGTCGGCGAAGTCGTTGAAGTGCTCCTGGATCTTGAAGTTCGTGGTGGCCGCGGCCAGGTGCAGGTTGGCGGCGGTGAGCACCGGCCCGCCCACGTTGTGCGGAGCCACCAGCACGTAGTGGGTTTCGGCGGTCGCGGCGACCTTGCGGGTCTCCAGGATGCCGCCGAAGTGCCCGATGTCGGGCTGGATGACGTCCACGGCACGCCGCTCGAACAGTTCGCGGAACTCGGTGCGGTCGTGCACGCGTTCGCCGGTGGCGACCGGAACGCTCACCTTTTCGGCCACTGTGGACAGTGCGGCGAAGTTCTCCGGAGGCACCGGTTCCTCGATCCAGCTCGGGGAGAACTCCGCCAGCTCGCCCGCGATGCGCACCGCCTCGGCCGGGGTGAAGCGGCCGTGCATCTCCACGAGCAGTTCCACATCGGGGCCGACCGCGTCGCGCACCGCTTCGACCAGCGACACCGAGCGGCGGCGCTCAGCGGGTTCCAGTTCCCACCGGCCCGGGCCGAACGGGTCGAACTTCAACGCGCGGTACCCGCGGCGCACCACCTCTTGCGCGGCGGCGTGGAACTCGTCGGGGGACCGCTCCACCGTGTACCAGCCGTTGGCGTAGGCCTTGATCCGGTCGCGCACCTTGCCGCCGAGCAGCCGCCACACGGGTTGGCCGAGCGCCTTGCCGATGATGTCCCAGCAGGCCATCTCGACGCAGCCGATGCCGGACATCGCGATCTCCCCGGCGCGGCCGTAGTCGCCGTGCTTCATGCGCCACACCAGTGATTCCAGGTCGAACGGGTCGGTGCCGACGATGTGGCGCGGCGCGGCCTCCCGCAGGTAGCCCAGCAGCGCCTGGGTGTGCCCGAGCATCCGGGTCTCGCCGACTCCGACGAGCCCGTCGTCGGTGTGCACGAGCACGTAGGTCAGGTCTCGCCACGGGGTGCCGAGCACGAAGGTGTCCAGGTGGGTGATCTTCATTCCGCTCCCCTATCCGCGGCGTGGTCGCTCATCCAGGACGTGGCCGGGTTCTGCGGCAGGGCCAGCCCGGAAGCACCGAGCACCGAGGTCCGCACCTCCGGCGTCTGCCGGGCGAGCAGGTCCAGACCGATCCGGGCACGCCGCACCCGTTCCCGCGCCAGCGCCACCGCGGTCGGCGTCAAGTGGGTGCCGCTCGGGTAGATGTTCGGCGCGTTGCGCAGCCCGAACTTGACGTAGACGGGCGCCGCGACCCGCACGATCTCGCCGATCTCCTGGTGGCGCACGAAACCGCCCAGATCGTCCGGCGCCTCGATGTACACGTCCAGCGGCAGGTCGGTGGCTGCCCGGATCGCGGCGAGCTGCCCGATGCCGAGGTCGGTCGGCACGTTGTAGGTGTCGGCCCCGAGATCCTCGGCGATGCGCACCGAGGCGGGGTTCGCCAAACCCATCTGCACGCTGATCTTGAACTGCAGATCCGGCGGCAGGTCACCGGATTCCCGCATTTTCGCCGCGATCCGCAGCACCCCGAGGTCGGTGATCAGCACGCTGCGCACTCCCGCCTCCGCACTGCGGCCGATGTCCTCCAGGACGTGCACGAGCCCTTCGGTACCGCGGGCCTGAGCCGCGACCGGGCCACCACCGGAGGCGGTGGCCATCGCACCGGTGTCCCAGCTCGCCAGCGGCCGGGCGAACAGGCTCAGCTCGACGGAGGCGGCCGCCGCGGTGCCCGCCATTCGAGCCAGTTCCACATCGGTGAGCAGCAATCCCCCGCTGCCTTGGGAGATCCGGTGCACGGCCACTTCTCTGGCCCGCGCCTCGGCGAGCACCGCGTCGAGCACTTCCGGGCCTTCGGTGCTGGGGATCTCCACGCGGTAGTGCGCGCCGTCGGGGAAGCGTTTCCCGCTGGTGGCGGGCGAATCGTCGGCGGCGAAGCCGTGTGCGGTGAGGAACTTGCGGATGCGCGGCAAGGATCGTCCTCTCTCGTCAGGGAGATCGCGGTCAGTCCTGGGCCGGCGGATCCGCCCGCAGCGGCCGGGTTTTCAGCCACAGCAAAAAGAATCCGCCGACCAGCAGCATCGCCAGCCCGGTCCACAGGTTGATGTTGATGCCCTGCGCCTTCGCCAGTGCGCTTTCGTCGGCGAACAGCCCGGCGGCACCGATCAGCAGCCCGTAGAACACGAACAGCCCGCCGATCACGCCGCGGACGTCGAACAACCGGGCCGCGGTACCGGATTTCCGTTCCTGTTCCGCGATCTCCGCGGCGTGTTCCGCTGGAGTGCCGTGCGGTTCCGGCTCGGTCATGGTGGCCTCCTTTCGGATGCGGGTACGGCTCAGAACGAGAACGGCAGGTAGCACACGGCGGCCAGCACGATCGCTCCCCAGCCGAGCAGCGCGGGACGGCGGTACCAGGCGGAGTCGCCGGGCAGTTCCTCACCGCGATCGGCGGCCGCGGCCCTGGTGTAGACGAGCCCGCGCAGTTCGGCGTCGGGTTTCGGTGCGGTGGCCAGCGCGACGGGCACGCTCACGGCGACGTCCACGCCGAACGCGATCATCGAGGAGATCATGTTCGCGCCCTGGTCGGTGGCGATCGGCACCATGCCGGTCTTGTACGCCACGTAGAAGCTGATCGGCGCGATCGTGCCCGCCAGCAAGCCGTAGAAGCCGGCTTTCGCGGTCATCCGCTTCCAGAACAGCGCCAGGATGAACGTCGCGAACAGCGGCACGTTGAAGAACGAGAACAGGGTCTGCAGGTAGTTCATGATGTTGCTGAACGAGGCCGCGATGAACGCGGTGCCCATGCCCGCGAGCACGCCCACCGCCGTCACGACGCGGCCCACCCGCAGGTAGTGCGCGTCGGGCATCCCCGGTTTCAGGTAGGGCCGCCAGATGTCGGTGGTGAACACGGTGTTGAAGCTGGACACG harbors:
- a CDS encoding U32 family peptidase, with the translated sequence MPRIRKFLTAHGFAADDSPATSGKRFPDGAHYRVEIPSTEGPEVLDAVLAEARAREVAVHRISQGSGGLLLTDVELARMAGTAAAASVELSLFARPLASWDTGAMATASGGGPVAAQARGTEGLVHVLEDIGRSAEAGVRSVLITDLGVLRIAAKMRESGDLPPDLQFKISVQMGLANPASVRIAEDLGADTYNVPTDLGIGQLAAIRAATDLPLDVYIEAPDDLGGFVRHQEIGEIVRVAAPVYVKFGLRNAPNIYPSGTHLTPTAVALARERVRRARIGLDLLARQTPEVRTSVLGASGLALPQNPATSWMSDHAADRGAE
- a CDS encoding zinc-binding dehydrogenase: MTDRAVIIDRPGELRLGTAEAVEPGPGEVLVKVAWSGICGSDREVFTGGRPDGFVRYPVIPGHEWSGTVLAVGPDVTADYVGHRVVGEGFRGCQSCDACRRGENNLCGTGYEETGFTLPGAWSEHLVLPARLLHVLPPEADLRAAAVLEPAACVGEACLRLGGVAGERVAVVGGGSLGLLGTQLLAATAPVALVVVEPRTGREELAESCGATTVLTPLEAVRRCGRFDAVLETAGTPGTADLATRLARRGGRVALTGVPPESDSLSTARLVSTQLTLHTVFGAPSRAWSHVVRLFTAGVLDPGRIITHEYDLSDAGKALETLTESGPHVGKILLRPEQ
- a CDS encoding SMP-30/gluconolactonase/LRE family protein, yielding MGVERYRAEQVTDVCAEHGEGPVWHQGWPGLRWVDMLAGDVLTLLPGGTVRRSHVGSVAAALRPRAGGGAVLAVERGFALADDDLIEVRPLGELWSDPGVRMNEGGCDPDGRFYCGSMAYAETPGAGRLYRLDASGHVEVVLDGVTISNGLAWSPDGATAYYVDTPTQRVDAFAYRDGDLADRGPLVRIDPELGSPDGLTVDAEGCVWVALWGGAAVHRYAPDGGLLAVVELPVPRVTACAFGGGDRADLYITTSRQATDLRRHPEAGALFVLRDVGRGLPVLPYAT
- a CDS encoding mandelate racemase/muconate lactonizing enzyme family protein, whose amino-acid sequence is MKITHLDTFVLGTPWRDLTYVLVHTDDGLVGVGETRMLGHTQALLGYLREAAPRHIVGTDPFDLESLVWRMKHGDYGRAGEIAMSGIGCVEMACWDIIGKALGQPVWRLLGGKVRDRIKAYANGWYTVERSPDEFHAAAQEVVRRGYRALKFDPFGPGRWELEPAERRRSVSLVEAVRDAVGPDVELLVEMHGRFTPAEAVRIAGELAEFSPSWIEEPVPPENFAALSTVAEKVSVPVATGERVHDRTEFRELFERRAVDVIQPDIGHFGGILETRKVAATAETHYVLVAPHNVGGPVLTAANLHLAAATTNFKIQEHFNDFADRHVKQAAPGLPEVTDGYFPLPQAPGLGVELDVDFVREHPPEGAHFDLYAQDWQFRGTGGSA